The genomic DNA ACCTACGCCTTCCTGCGCCATCTTTGCATAGTGGCTTTGTTCAAAAGGCAACAAGTGAAGAAGGGCAAGAAAACCCCAAAACGCAAAAGAAATTCCGATGATCTTTGTCACATAAAATTGTGTATCAACTTTCTTGCGCAATAATATAAATCCGGCAAAAGCAAAAACAAACGGCGCAATATACTTTCCCCATCCAAAAATTTTTCCGACGCCAGCCGTCATTTTTGCACCCGCAATGCCCGCCGCATTAAAAAATCCCAAGATAAAAAGTAAAGCCACAACGAAAAGAACAATCGCCGCGATCGATCGTTTCGCATGACCGCTGAGCTGTAATGACACAAAGTCTTCCCCATCCCCCTCATATTCTCCTTCTTCTTTTTCTTTTTTTGATCGCATAAACATGTGAGATCATTACCCCATTAAAAATCATATTTCATTTTAACACAAAAAAGACTTTTTCTACAATAAAAGCCGGCGCGTACCAGCCCCGGCTTGTGTAATAGACCATCTGTTGTTATCCGATCATTTTTTGCCACATTTTTCGATCATGGATACCCAGATTTTGTGTAATCTCCTGTGCTTCTTCGTGACGGCCTTGTCGATGCAAATCACGCGCCTCGATCAACTGTGCAAATTTTTCCGCCGTATCGATCACTGCAACTTTGCGGGTACCGTTACTGGCACTATGATATGCCAGCCAATCGTGTGTATCTACGGCATTTTTTAGCACTGTACGACGATCAAATTGTGGATATGAAAATACATCGCATTCACGATCTTGCACGTCATGTGTTGCAATCGACTGCTGGATAGTACAGTACTTCTGCGCGATCATTTCAGATCGCACATTCCCGTACTTGGTATTTTTTACACCCATATATGACGCCTGCGCCATGTTGACCCCGATCGCACCAGCAGCAATAACTGTCACCAAAGAACTCATAAATATTTTTCTCTTTTTTTTCATAAAAAACAATTTACATATTACATGCACTAGTACGTATGTAATGCATGATTATCTTTCAAAAGAGTTACGCATGAACCATTAAAAGCAAAAGCAACCGCTAAAATACGGATTTTGCGTCTGATCATTCTTCTTCCGCAACGCGCCATCGCACTTGTTCATTGCAAATATACGACACGGGATGAGACATGACGTGAATACGCTCAATGATCTGTTCTCGTTCGTTTATTTCTCGCTCTTCCAATTCTGCGCGCAATTTGTCTTTGATCGTCTGACGCAAACCGTTAATTTGCCTCGTACGCACATCGCATGCGACAAAAACGCCCTCCTCATTGACCCTGCCAAGAAAAACCACTTGATCACTCGCTTGCAAATGCTCCTGTTTTTGCGGATCAATATTGCCCGTAGACACCGCCAACAAACGATTTTCCGGTGTCATGATCACAACAAAGGACGGATCATAGGATATGATCTGTCCCATAATAATTCCTTTTTCCGGCATATTAAAGAGCATCGTTCTCCTCTTGTCCACATTGTAATAATACCGCACATGCGTACCCAACAAATGATCCACATAATAGCTGACACCAACTTTATAAAACACCGCCCCCAGCGCGACACTCAGAAGAAAATTGATCGCGACAATCGCCCACAGAGGATATACATAACCGCGATTTGTATGACGTATGGACACGTCACACAATGTAATAAAAAGCCCCGTCAGTAGCACCCATACACCAATGATCACAAATGTAATCCGCGGCACCGCACAGCCATAGATCTCCTGATGCAGATCCATATCACTGTTTGTGATCGTGAAAATAATGATGCTCACAATAAGCGCACCGACAAAAACACTCAATACACCAAAAAACCACAAGGCAATATTGAACAAAACGAAACGCACGCGCGGTCGTTTGATCACCTCGCCTTTCATAATTTTTTCCATCGCTCGCTGCGCAGCGCTGTGTTGCGTCATATAATTTGATTACACATTAATATTACTTTTTTGATATAATTCTTTGAATTGTTTTTTCGCACGATTAATATGTGTCGCTACCGTGCCCGCCGGTTTTTTCAAAATGTCAGAAATCTCTTCATAATTTTTATCTTCGATATATTTTAAAATAAGAATGTCACGATATTTTTCATCCATCACATCAAAAACCTTCTGCACGACATCTTTTAAATGTTTTTTGTCCACATCGGCAACCATATCCCGCGCATCGGCAATACGTTCAAGAAAATCATCATCCACAAAAATTGTATTGCCATGCGGACGGATTTTTTTCTTACGCCAATAACTGATCGTTTCATTGTGCACGATACGATACAACCACGACGAAAAAGACAACTTTTCATCAAAACTGTTCACATTTTGATACGCCTTCAAAAAACTTTCCTGCAGAACGTCTTCCGCTTCTTCGGTTGTAACTGCCGAGATACGTTTAATATACAAAAGCATTTTTGCCTCATATCGTTCCATAAGCAACCCAAAAAACGATGGGTCATTCCGCGTCAAAATCACCAACTCTTCGTCAGATTGTTGTGTGTTTTCATGTGATATCATATGCAATCCTCTATATACCCATCTTGCACATTACTACGCATTCTATCCATTTTCCTTTCATATAATGCCATCTCCAGCAAATCACTTCTCATAAGTCGCAGTAAATCTTGATGAAAACAGTAGAAAAAATGCGGAGTATATCTGGATATATGAAGTATTTTTTATACTGTTTTCATCAAGATTTTCAAGACTTGGTGGGGAGTGATTTGTTGGAGATGGTATAAATACTATTTCGCCAATCCAATCCATCGTGCAATATTGTATACGCAATCATCAAAAACACAGGCTGCACGATCCCAGATAGAATCAGCCGCACAACGATAGCGTCGCACGCGAATATGCTCTGCACGAGAAAAGCGTGCAAAAAGACCGTCTGTAAGAAATTTATCACCGATCGCGATCACGGGACACGTCCCTTGCATGATATAATTCAAGACCTTTTTATTCGGCTTTTTGTGCGGTGATTCGATGTATGGCACATTGAGATCGTGCGCGATCATTCTACTGCGTACACCATTGTAGTTGTTGGAAAAAAGATACACCGCATTTGATCGTTGTAATACAGAAATTTTTTGCCGTACTGCATCGCTGACGCCTGTACTCGAACTGCATGTCAATGTCCCATCGATATCCAAAATCACCACAGAATCCCTAATAGCGTCTGTGGGTACATCATGAAAAAATTGCATGTCGCGCACAATCACCTATTTTTCTTTAATAGATCGCGGATCTCCGTAAGCAATTCCACCTCCTTAGTAACTTTTTTTTCTTCTTTCTTTTCATCGGCTTTTTTCTTTTTGATCACTGCACCCATCACCTTCACCGCAAGGAATATACACAATGCGATAATGACAAAATCTACAATTGTTTGAATGAAATTTCCATACGTCAATATTGCTTCCCCAAAGGTAAACTTGAGCGTTGTAAAATCAATCCCACCAAGGAGGATGCCCATGAGTGGCATGATAATATCATTGACAAGCGATGTTACGATCTTGCCAAATGCTCCGCCGATCACTACCGCCACTGCCAAATCCATGACATTGCCCCTAATGGCGAATTCTTGAAATTCTTTGAGAAACTTTTTCATACAAATACTATTAAATGAATTGGTGTCTCTAGCATAAAGGAAAAATCACAATAATTCAAATGTGATGATCTTTACGCGTGTTTTCGGACCAACCGGTTTTTTATAGTATTGTGTGAACGCGCGATACATTTTTTCATTACTGGCATAGCGATCATGTCCGCGCCAATCTTCTTCATTTACTTGATCAAAACATTTTTCCACAACACGCGTCAATTGTGCTTGTGCAAATAGTTCTCCCGTTTCCCACACAACAAAGGAGACCTCATCTCCTACACGGAGATCCTTGTCATCAAATAATCGCCACGTTGTTGTTTTTGCGCCGGCGAGGATCTGTTCACTCAAATACTTGCGGAATTTCAGCGTCTTCATATTTTATGTGATCAAAAATTGCATCCCTTTTTTAACCAATTGCGTGATTGCTTCTTTCTTGCAATCAGTTGATTCTCTCGCACCGCCGTATGTATGTAAAAAAATTATCACCAAAAGATTTATGTACATTATACACCATTAAACTATTTCATTGATCGTTTTTGACTACAATAAAGCCGGGTGTTTGCAAACAACCGGCTTTTCCTTTTACATATGATCTTATAGAAGATGCCTATATCCTCGTTTCCCGAGAAGGGCGACAACCTCTTTTACATCTTTTACGCGATCGCGATCAGCAACAAGGATCACATCACCGGACTGAACGATTACGATCCCCTTAAGCCCGAGCGTTGCGATCACGGACTTGTCATTGCCAAAAACAAAACAATTTTGCGTATCAACACTGACAACGTCGCCGCGCATATAATTATGATCCGGATTGCCAGTACAGTGCACATCATGCAACGACCGCCAATTGCCCACATCGCTCCATGTCAATGTTGCAGGAACAACAAAGAGTTCAAGGCTCGAAAGTTTTTCCAACACTACTGTGTCAATCGGATGATCCTGCAATGCAGAAAAAAGACTGCGTTGCTCATCCTCACTGGGACACGCATTGACCTGTTCCAATGTCTGTGAAATTTCCGGCACGTATTTTTTAATTTGATCGAGAAATACGCTCGCACAAAAAACAAAACAACCCGAATTCCACAAGAATTGCCAATCGGAAAAATATTCCTTTGCTTTATCGGAGGAAGGCTTCTCTGCAAAAGCAGAAACGTGATGCACAGAATGAGCAAACTTCTTTCTTGTTTCATTGCCCATTTTAATGTATCCCAGCTCCGTACTCGGTTCTGTAGGCTTGATGCCGATGAGCCCAATCCTTTCAGGATAATAATCCACCACACGAAACATTGTCTGCACAACATCGGCAAAAGTACCAACCTCCTTGATCATATGGTCCGATGGCACTGCGAGAATCACAGCGTTGGGATTCAATTGATAAATTTTATCAGCCACAAAAGCCAACGCCGGCGCAGTGTTGCGTCCGCACGGCTCGATGAGAATATTTTCTGGCGCAACTTCCGGCAATTGTTCCGCGATGATCTCTCTATATTCAGCAATCGTGGACACAAAAAGATGCTCCGGAAGCACGAGATCTTTGACACGCTGATGCGTTCCTTGCAACAACGTATAGTCCTCCGTGATCAAACGGTGAAACTGTTTTGGATTGTTTGCACGCGATTCCGGCCATAGTCTCTTGCCGGAACCACCTGCCATAATAACAACATAACGATCACTCTTCCCTTCTTTGCGATGCGGCATAAGTCCCAACCTCCATTGATATCCATGTATATTGATCTGTAAAACAACTCCGTATGTTTTCACACTATATCCTCTCGGTTGTTTTTGGTCAATATCATGAAGGATCGATGTCATTCGCACTGATCCGCACTTTTTTTTGCATAAAACGTTTGTATATCTCAAACCACGCAATACTTACAATCGCCACACACAAACTTAATAATATTTCATTCACTTTCAATGCACTAAAATGGAAAATATTTCTCAAAAATGGCGTATACAATATCACCAGAAGAAAAAATGCCGCAGAAATCAAAATGTATTTCAATGCCTTGTTGCCATTACCCAGGATCTGCATAAAATTTTTGTATTGCGCTAAATTGGTGACAATAAGCATTAAATTGCCAAAGACAAGTGTAACAAAAGTGATCGTCCGAATTTTTTCCTCGCTAAAATGCCAGTGTAATGCCAAAAAATACACTACCAGCGCAGCAATCAAAACACCAAGTCCTTGTAACAAACTGATCACAAAGGTCGAGCGATCCAGCAATCGTTTTTTTAGGTTGCGTGGATTGCGTTTCATGATGCCTTTTTCCGCTTTTTCTGATTCATACACCACCGAGCACGCCGGATCAATGATCAATTCCAAAAAGGCAATATGTGCCGGAAAAAGAACCACCGGCAAGTGAAAAATGACAGGGATAAGTGATATGCCGGCAATCGGTATGTGCACGGAAAAAATATATGAGATCGCTTTTTTGAGATTATCAAATATGCGACGACCCATCTTGACTGCCTCCACAATTGACAAAAAGTGATCATCCAAGAGCACAATGTCTGATGCCTCACGCGCCACATCCGTCCCGCGCCTTCCCATCGCAACACCGATATGTGCAGATTTTAACGCCGGAGCATCATTCACGCCATCGCCTGTCATCACCACGATCTCACCATTTGCCTTGAGTGCCTCAACGATCGCCAACTTCTGATCCGGAACAACACGTGTAAAAATATTCACATCACGAATACGCATTTGCAATGTTGCACGATCACATTGCGCCAGATCTTGTCCGGTCATGTGTTCACCGACATTGCGCAATCCGATCTTCTGTGCGACAAATTGTGCCGTGCCGGGATAGTCTCCCGTAACCATGATCACACGTATACCTGCCGTATAACATTCTTGCACGGCTTGTGCAACAGACGGACGAACCGGGTCCACGAAGCCGA from Parcubacteria group bacterium includes the following:
- a CDS encoding RNA polymerase sigma factor, which encodes MISHENTQQSDEELVILTRNDPSFFGLLMERYEAKMLLYIKRISAVTTEEAEDVLQESFLKAYQNVNSFDEKLSFSSWLYRIVHNETISYWRKKKIRPHGNTIFVDDDFLERIADARDMVADVDKKHLKDVVQKVFDVMDEKYRDILILKYIEDKNYEEISDILKKPAGTVATHINRAKKQFKELYQKSNINV
- the mscL gene encoding large conductance mechanosensitive channel protein MscL; its protein translation is MKKFLKEFQEFAIRGNVMDLAVAVVIGGAFGKIVTSLVNDIIMPLMGILLGGIDFTTLKFTFGEAILTYGNFIQTIVDFVIIALCIFLAVKVMGAVIKKKKADEKKEEKKVTKEVELLTEIRDLLKKNR
- a CDS encoding ASCH domain-containing protein; protein product: MKTLKFRKYLSEQILAGAKTTTWRLFDDKDLRVGDEVSFVVWETGELFAQAQLTRVVEKCFDQVNEEDWRGHDRYASNEKMYRAFTQYYKKPVGPKTRVKIITFELL
- a CDS encoding sugar phosphate nucleotidyltransferase, whose product is MKTYGVVLQINIHGYQWRLGLMPHRKEGKSDRYVVIMAGGSGKRLWPESRANNPKQFHRLITEDYTLLQGTHQRVKDLVLPEHLFVSTIAEYREIIAEQLPEVAPENILIEPCGRNTAPALAFVADKIYQLNPNAVILAVPSDHMIKEVGTFADVVQTMFRVVDYYPERIGLIGIKPTEPSTELGYIKMGNETRKKFAHSVHHVSAFAEKPSSDKAKEYFSDWQFLWNSGCFVFCASVFLDQIKKYVPEISQTLEQVNACPSEDEQRSLFSALQDHPIDTVVLEKLSSLELFVVPATLTWSDVGNWRSLHDVHCTGNPDHNYMRGDVVSVDTQNCFVFGNDKSVIATLGLKGIVIVQSGDVILVADRDRVKDVKEVVALLGKRGYRHLL